In the genome of Dermacentor andersoni chromosome 3, qqDerAnde1_hic_scaffold, whole genome shotgun sequence, one region contains:
- the LOC126519635 gene encoding 2-aminoethanethiol dioxygenase has protein sequence MAALIQVVARQAQLTFARSYLADEAFRDCLGRLQRTIGHVTCKDVNLDEKLLHALSKATNGGSAAPVTYISLYESRAFSMSIFIIRRGERIPLHDHPGMFGVLKVLHGSGTICSYSAQRPHSGDEAVLEAQRHPDLTVAPDSAPCCLTPSERNLHEIRALDGPLAFLDILAPPYDGVERDCHYYSVALPPADETTSAVRLRRVPPPRDFWCNSAPYRGPPIGPQL, from the coding sequence ATGGCTGCGCTCATCCAGGTAGTTGCTCGCCAAGCTCAGTTAACTTTTGCCCGTAGCTACCTTGCTGACGAAGCATTCCGCGATTGCCTTGGTCGACTGCAGAGGACAATCGGTCATGTCACGTGCAAGGACGTTAATTTGGACGAAAAGCTTCTGCATGCACTGTCGAAGGCTACCAACGGCGGCAGCGCAGCACCTGTTACGTATATCTCCCTCTACGAGAGCCGGGCATTTAGCATGAGTATCTTTATCATACGGCGCGGGGAGCGTATACCGCTGCACGATCACCCCGGGATGTTTGGTGTTCTCAAAGTGCTACACGGGTCCGGAACTATATGCAGTTACAGCGCACAGAGGCCGCACAGCGGTGACGAAGCAGTGCTCGAAGCGCAGCGCCACCCGGATCTGACCGTGGCCCCGGACAGTGCGCCCTGCTGCTTGACGCCGAGCGAACGCAATTTGCACGAGATCCGGGCCCTGGACGGGCCGCTCGCTTTCCTCGACATTCTCGCACCGCCGTACGACGGCGTCGAGCGTGACTGCCACTACTACAGCGTGGCTCTGCCGCCTGCAGATGAGACAACTTCTGCCGTGCGCCTGCGTCGGGTGCCGCCGCCGCGCGATTTTTGGTGCAACTCGGCGCCCTATCGTGGACCTCCCATCGGCCCCCAACTATAA